From the genome of Fundulus heteroclitus isolate FHET01 chromosome 7, MU-UCD_Fhet_4.1, whole genome shotgun sequence, one region includes:
- the lnpa gene encoding endoplasmic reticulum junction formation protein lunapark-A, with translation MGSAISRWRAKPSTVETLERLEKEIQTLEDYGEKSQRQLKRWVGTMLLYSALIYLITLIVVYLWYLPEQLMGRLVLILLFLLFPFLVWLLRKVLVIIFSRRTEKNNEKLEELKETKRKILEEVMETETYKNAKMILERFDPESKKKNELESTPVGPQLTPRPGQELRQRIVTPKSSPMVQNPGSASATRPPLAPGPSHPGRAAHSAPGGPPERGLSAVAAQQSLMRRPMTPGTPVPGVGMHPPGPPMARPILPRERGAVDRVIEYLVGDGPQNRYALICQQCLSHNGMALKEEFEYIAFRCAYCYFLNPARKTRPQAPRLPEIPAELKMPVAEAPSTSAAAADEEDQLASGNPKIADVPLGNDAQEPGTVATTEAGSASDSQNTPEPHDPPSEKSDDEHDTSAMEVE, from the exons ATGGGGTCTGCAATTTCACGATGGAGG GCTAAACCCTCCACTGTAGAAACGTTGGAACGACTTGAAAAG GAAATCCAGACTCTTGAGGACTACGGTGAAAAGTCTCAAAGACAGCTAAAGAGATGGGTCGGCACAATGCTGCTGTACTCGGCTTTGATATACTTGATCACACTCATCGTTGTGTATCTCTGGTACCTGCCGGAACAGTTAATGGGCCGACTCGTACTGATTCTActctttttgttgtttccaTTTTT AGTGTGGTTACTTCGAAAGGTGCTTGTGATCATCTTTTCACGAAGAACTGAAAAGAATA ATGAAAAACTGGAAGAACTTAAAGAGACTAAAAGGAAAATA cttGAGGAAGTTATGGAAACTGAGACGTATAAAAATGCCAAAATGATTTTGGAAAGATTTGATCCTGaatccaagaaaaaaaat GAACTTGAATCCACTCCAGTCGGCCCCCAGCTGACTCCCAGACCAGGACAAG AGCTCCGTCAGCGCATTGTCACTCCAAAGAGCTCACCAATGGTGCAGAATCCTGGAAGCGCCTCTGCTACCCGCCCTCCTCTCGCCCCTGGGCCCAGCCATCCTGGTCGAGCTGCCCATTCTGCTCCAGGTGGACCCCCAGAGAGGGGCCTGTCAGCAGTAGCTGCTCAGCAGAGCTTGATGAGGAGGCCCATGACCCCGGGAACACCTGTTCCAGGAGTCG ggaTGCACCCCCCTGGCCCACCCATGGCGAGACCTATTCTCCCAAGGGAAAGGGGAGCTGTCGACAGAGTCATCGAGTATCTTGTTGGAGACGGTCCTCAGAACAG ATATGCTCTCATATGCCAGCAGTGTCTCTCCCATAACGGCATGGCATTAAAAGAAGAATTTGAATACATCG CCTTCCGGTGTGCATATTGTTACTTCTTGAACCCTGCAAGAAAGACCAGACCTCAGGCTCCCAGACTCCCTGAGATTCCTGCTGAGCTGAAGATGCCAGTAGCGGAGGCACCCTcaacatctgctgctgctgctgatgaagaAGACCAGCTTGCTTCAG GAAACCCCAAGATCGCTGACGTCCCTCTTGGAAATGACGCCCAGGAGCCCGGCACAGTCGCCACCACCGAGGCCGGTTCTGCATCAGACAGCCAAAACACCCCAGAGCCACATGACCCGCCTTCTGAGAAATCCGATGATGAGCACGATACTTCTGCTATGGAAGTGGAATAA
- the evx2 gene encoding homeobox even-skipped homolog protein 2: protein MMERIRKEMILMERGLHSPVAGKRLGDAPGNSVLEALENSQHGGRLSPRITSASLHGNLGDIPTKGKFEIESLFGTHHGSENASSAEISSSESRKKMSLYSEVSQESDINSDVEVGCPAHRSPSQHKENNKGFSDSNSASSNTSSNSLPNMNGNSAGGSNNSNTDQVRRYRTAFTREQIGRLEKEFYRENYVSRPRRCELAAALNLPETTIKVWFQNRRMKDKRQRLAMSWPHPADPSFYTYMMTHAAATGSLPYPFHSHMPLHYYPHVGVTAAAAAAAATGAASSPFATSIRPLDTFRALSHPYSRPELLCSFRHPGLYQSPAGLNSSAAASAAAAAAAAAAAVSAPSASGPCSCLSCHSSSQAASALGSRGAGADFTCTASTQRSESGFLPYSAAVLSKTSVPSPDQREESSLNR, encoded by the exons atgATGGAGAGGATAAGAAAAGAGATGATATTGATGGAGAGGGGTCTGCACAGTCCTGTGGCGGGGAAGAGGCTCGGGGACGCGCCGGGAAATTCGGTTCTGGAGGCCCTGGAGAACTCCCAACACGGCGGACGGCTGAGCCCGAGAATAACCTCGGCTTCCCTTCACGGGAATCTCGGGGACATCCCGACGAAAGGCAAGTTTGAAATAGAGAGTCTCTTCGGGACGCACCACGGCAGCGAGAACGCATCTTCCGCGGAGATTTCGTCGTCggagagcaggaagaaaatGAGCCTTTACTCCGAAGTTTCGCAGGAATCCGACATAAATAGCGATGTGGAGGTGGGATGCCCTGCGCATCGCTCCCCGAGCCAGCACAAGGAAAACAACAAGG GTTTTTCAGACAGTAATTCAGCCTCCTCCAACACAAGCTCAAACTCCCTCCCCAACATGAACGGAAACTCGGCGGGAGGATCCAACAATTCCAACACCGACCAGGTCAGGAGGTACCGGACCGCGTTCACCCGGGAACAGATCGGGAGGCTGGAGAAGGAGTTTTATCGGGAAAACTACGTTTCCAGACCGAGGAGGTGCGAACTGGCCGCAGCGCTGAATCTGCCCGAAACTACAATTAAG GTGTGGTTCCAGAACAGGCGGATGAAGGATAAGAGGCAGCGCTTGGCCATGTCCTGGCCCCATCCCGCAGACCCCAGCTTCTACACTTACATGATGACGCACGCGGCCGCCAcaggaagtctgccttacccttTCCACTCGCACATGCCCCTGCACTACTACCCGCACGTCGGCGTCACGGCGGCAGCAGCGGCCGCCGCGGCCACCGGGGCCGCCTCGTCGCCTTTCGCCACCTCCATCCGGCCCCTCGACACCTTCCGCGCCCTCTCCCATCCCTATTCTCGGCCGGAGCTCCTGTGCAGCTTCAGACACCCAGGACTGTACCAGTCGCCCGCGGGCCTGAACAGCTCGGCGGCGGCCTCCGCGGCCGCGGCTGccgcggcggctgcggcggcgGTCAGCGCGCCGTCCGCCTCCGGGCCCTGTTCGTGCCTGAGCTGCCACAGCAGCAGCCAGGCGGCCAGCGCGCTGGGCTCCAGGGGCGCCGGCGCTGACTTTACCTGCACGGCTTCCACGCAGAGATCAGAGAGCGGCTTTCTGCCCTATTCCGCCGCTGTTCTCAGCAAGACCTCGGTCCCGTCGCCTGACCAGCGAGAGGAGAGCTCACTTAACAGATAA